One window from the genome of Breoghania sp. L-A4 encodes:
- the denD gene encoding D-erythronate dehydrogenase: MTHVLVIGAAGMLGRKLVEKLTATGRIAGQDITRMTLADVVAPAAPEGIAIPVSCVAADLSDPGVATELVAHRPGHIFHLAAIVSGEAEVEFDKGYRINMHGTLALLEAVRQADYCPRIVYASSIAVFGAPFPDAIPDTFHTTPLTSYGAQKAIGELLLADYTRKGFCDGIGIRLPTIVVRPGKPNKAASGFFSGIIREPLDGNVAILPVQMSVKHWMASPRAAVGFLEHAAGLDGAALGARRTLTMPGLAVTVGEEIDALREIAGQEHVDLIRFQPDEAIARIVAGWPRAFDAARATELGFVADESFLAIVRAYIEDERIRI; encoded by the coding sequence CCGGCCAGGACATCACCCGGATGACCCTGGCCGACGTGGTGGCGCCGGCCGCGCCCGAGGGAATCGCGATTCCGGTGAGCTGTGTGGCCGCCGACCTGTCGGACCCGGGCGTGGCGACGGAGCTGGTGGCCCACCGCCCTGGCCACATTTTCCATCTCGCAGCCATCGTCTCCGGCGAGGCCGAGGTCGAGTTCGACAAAGGCTACCGCATCAACATGCACGGCACTCTGGCGCTGCTGGAAGCGGTGCGGCAGGCGGACTACTGTCCGCGCATCGTCTATGCGTCGTCCATCGCCGTTTTCGGGGCGCCCTTCCCCGACGCCATTCCCGACACCTTCCACACCACGCCGCTGACATCGTATGGCGCGCAGAAGGCGATCGGCGAACTGCTGCTGGCGGACTACACGCGCAAGGGGTTTTGCGACGGGATCGGCATCCGCCTGCCGACGATCGTGGTGCGGCCGGGCAAGCCCAACAAGGCGGCATCGGGCTTTTTCTCCGGCATCATCCGCGAACCGCTGGACGGCAACGTCGCCATCCTGCCGGTGCAGATGTCGGTCAAGCACTGGATGGCCAGCCCGCGCGCGGCGGTGGGCTTTCTCGAGCACGCGGCCGGGCTCGACGGCGCGGCGCTGGGCGCACGCCGCACCCTGACCATGCCGGGACTTGCGGTGACCGTCGGTGAGGAGATCGACGCGCTGCGCGAGATCGCAGGCCAGGAGCACGTGGATCTGATCCGCTTCCAGCCCGACGAGGCGATCGCGCGCATCGTCGCAGGCTGGCCGCGCGCCTTCGACGCAGCAAGGGCCACCGAACTGGGGTTTGTGGCCGACGAGAGTTTCCTCGCGATCGTCCGCGCCTACATCGAGGACGAGCGCATCCGGATCTGA
- a CDS encoding adenylate/guanylate cyclase domain-containing protein, which yields MAAPLLHDIETWLIRDARLLDSPQAIVSDLCERLIKAGIPLIRLRIGQRVSSPLHVAWGIVWHLGKVESFSIERSVLKTDSFIGSPFHVVTVSHGPYRRTLDTLTNDDHETLFEMRALGGADYLAVPLEYGDGTIQVAAFVMDALLDGAQLDAMTSLRHAIAAALEPTAMRYNTRSILSTYLGREPAERILSGAIQRGDTVHIDAVVLFTDLRGFTELADTLPEATLLDMLDTYFEAVVSAVHAHGGEVLKFLGDGVLAIFPITEDVTARAACEAAVAAIRLADETLRSECARAAAGVLAGALPNCFAAALHIGPVVYGNVGSRERLDFTVVGTTVNLVSRLELLAKGMPQWIVCSSAFNEAWGGKTRSLGEVSLKGLSGLHIAHVIDRGHTQAELEAPQIRMRSSSM from the coding sequence TTGGCAGCGCCCTTGTTGCACGATATCGAAACCTGGCTGATCCGCGATGCGCGGCTGCTGGATTCTCCGCAAGCGATCGTCTCCGATCTTTGCGAACGGCTGATCAAAGCCGGCATCCCGCTCATCCGCCTGCGCATCGGCCAGAGGGTGTCCAGTCCCCTGCATGTGGCCTGGGGCATCGTCTGGCATCTCGGCAAGGTCGAGTCCTTTTCGATCGAGCGCAGCGTTCTCAAGACCGACTCCTTCATAGGCAGCCCGTTTCATGTCGTGACCGTCAGCCACGGCCCCTATCGCCGCACGCTGGACACGCTGACAAACGACGATCACGAGACGCTGTTCGAGATGCGGGCTCTCGGCGGGGCCGACTATCTCGCCGTGCCGCTGGAATACGGCGACGGCACCATCCAGGTCGCCGCCTTCGTCATGGACGCCCTGCTGGACGGCGCGCAGCTTGACGCGATGACCAGCCTGCGCCACGCCATCGCCGCGGCGCTCGAGCCGACGGCGATGCGCTACAACACCCGCTCGATCCTCAGCACCTATCTCGGACGCGAGCCGGCGGAACGCATTCTGTCTGGCGCCATCCAGCGCGGCGACACCGTGCATATCGACGCGGTTGTGCTGTTCACGGATTTGCGCGGCTTCACGGAACTGGCCGATACGCTGCCCGAAGCCACCTTGCTGGACATGCTGGACACCTATTTCGAGGCGGTCGTCAGCGCCGTGCATGCTCACGGCGGCGAGGTGCTCAAATTCCTCGGCGACGGGGTCCTGGCGATCTTTCCGATCACCGAGGACGTCACGGCGCGGGCGGCCTGCGAGGCGGCCGTGGCGGCCATCCGGCTGGCCGACGAGACCCTGCGTTCGGAATGCGCGCGTGCCGCCGCCGGCGTGCTGGCGGGCGCCCTGCCGAACTGTTTCGCCGCCGCGCTGCACATCGGCCCGGTGGTCTACGGCAATGTCGGCAGCCGCGAGCGCCTCGATTTCACCGTCGTCGGCACCACCGTCAATCTGGTCTCGAGGCTGGAGCTCCTGGCCAAGGGCATGCCGCAGTGGATCGTCTGCTCGTCCGCATTCAACGAGGCCTGGGGCGGCAAGACACGGTCGCTGGGCGAGGTCTCCCTGAAGGGTCTCAGCGGCCTGCATATCGCCCATGTCATCGACCGGGGCCATACGCAGGCGGAACTGGAGGCGCCTCAGATCCGGATGCGCTCGTCCTCGATGTAG
- a CDS encoding cold-shock protein, whose translation MENGNVKWFDKSKGFGFIQPDNGGQDVFVHISAVEKAGLPSLSEGQVVFYERENCDGRLTAQDLALV comes from the coding sequence ATGGAAAATGGAAATGTGAAGTGGTTCGATAAATCCAAGGGTTTTGGATTTATTCAGCCTGATAATGGCGGCCAGGACGTCTTCGTCCATATCAGCGCGGTCGAGAAAGCCGGCCTGCCCTCGCTCAGCGAAGGCCAGGTGGTGTTTTACGAACGCGAGAACTGTGATGGCCGTCTCACGGCGCAGGATCTGGCGCTGGTCTAA
- a CDS encoding TRAP transporter large permease, with amino-acid sequence MEAAVLFVMVLTLLFLGVPIAISLGLSSVLAIAFFSNDSLSSVALQLFTASQNYTLLAIPFFILASAFMSTGGVAKRIIRFAVSSVGHVRGGLAIAAVFSCMLFAALSGSSPATVVAIGTIAIAGMREVGYTKEFAAGVIANAGTLGILIPPSIVMVVYAAATDVSVGRMFLAGVVPGIVAGLMLMSAIYVYARIKNMPKQPFVGFREIASSAREAGWGLFLIIIILGGIYGGIFTPTEAAAVAAVYAFAISIFVYRDMGPLKDVPMRYEDEPLGTAVLRNLWLTVVKFLPGCLHPDTRKVLVDASKTTIMLMFIIVNALLFAHVLTSERIPQAITDWMLGAGFTWFTFLIAVNLLLLLGGQFMEPSGLLLIVAPVVFPIGMQLGVDPIHLGIIMVVNMEIGMITPPIGLNLFVTSGITGMSLLQVVRAAAPFVAILFLFLILVTYVPWLSTTLPYALMGPEIVTR; translated from the coding sequence ATGGAAGCCGCAGTCCTCTTCGTCATGGTGCTCACGCTGCTGTTTCTCGGCGTGCCCATTGCCATCTCGCTCGGCCTGTCGAGCGTGCTCGCCATCGCCTTCTTCTCCAATGACTCGCTGTCGTCGGTGGCGCTGCAACTGTTCACCGCCTCGCAGAACTACACCCTGCTGGCGATCCCCTTCTTCATTCTCGCCTCCGCCTTCATGTCGACGGGCGGCGTTGCGAAGCGCATCATCCGCTTCGCGGTTTCCTCTGTCGGCCATGTGCGCGGCGGGCTGGCGATCGCGGCGGTGTTCTCCTGCATGCTGTTTGCCGCCCTGTCCGGCTCCTCGCCGGCGACCGTGGTCGCCATCGGCACCATCGCCATCGCCGGCATGCGCGAGGTCGGCTACACCAAGGAATTCGCCGCCGGCGTCATCGCCAACGCGGGGACCCTGGGCATTCTCATTCCGCCGTCCATCGTCATGGTGGTCTATGCGGCCGCCACCGACGTGTCCGTCGGCCGGATGTTCCTGGCGGGCGTCGTCCCCGGCATCGTCGCCGGGCTGATGCTGATGAGCGCGATTTACGTCTATGCGCGCATCAAGAATATGCCCAAGCAGCCCTTCGTCGGTTTCCGCGAGATCGCGTCATCGGCGCGCGAGGCGGGCTGGGGCCTGTTCCTGATTATCATTATCCTGGGCGGCATCTATGGCGGCATCTTCACGCCCACGGAAGCCGCCGCCGTCGCCGCCGTCTACGCGTTTGCCATTTCCATCTTCGTGTATCGCGACATGGGGCCGCTGAAAGACGTGCCGATGCGCTACGAGGACGAGCCGCTGGGCACCGCCGTGCTGCGCAACCTCTGGCTGACGGTGGTCAAGTTCCTGCCCGGCTGCCTGCATCCCGACACGCGCAAGGTGCTGGTGGATGCGTCCAAGACGACGATCATGCTGATGTTCATCATCGTCAACGCGCTGCTTTTCGCGCACGTGCTGACGTCCGAGCGCATCCCGCAGGCGATCACCGACTGGATGCTGGGCGCCGGCTTCACCTGGTTCACCTTCCTGATCGCGGTGAACCTGCTGCTGCTGCTCGGTGGTCAGTTCATGGAGCCTTCGGGCCTGCTGCTGATCGTGGCGCCGGTGGTGTTTCCCATCGGCATGCAACTGGGCGTCGATCCGATCCATCTGGGCATCATCATGGTGGTCAACATGGAGATCGGCATGATCACCCCGCCGATCGGGCTCAACCTGTTCGTGACCTCCGGCATCACCGGCATGTCGCTGCTCCAGGTGGTGCGGGCGGCGGCGCCCTTCGTGGCGATCCTGTTCCTGTTCCTGATCCTGGTGACCTATGTGCCCTGGCTGTCCACCACGCTGCCCTATGCGCTGATGGGGCCGGAGATCGTCACCCGGTAA
- a CDS encoding TRAP transporter small permease: MAAMTIVSFTQVVARYGFNSGWGGALEFTRILFAWMILFGMSYGVKIGSHLGVDAAIRLFPKPLFHAIAIFGALCGVAYAVILIYSDWLQYLGIGTRGGAVDYWSKMFKIGIGLDDLRYPDLIQELFGTQERVQRWIAYLILPVGLALFAYRCLQAAWAIHTGEREMMIAAHEAEDLVAENKDVLKD; the protein is encoded by the coding sequence ATGGCTGCGATGACGATCGTTTCCTTCACGCAGGTGGTCGCGCGCTACGGCTTCAACTCCGGCTGGGGCGGGGCGCTCGAGTTCACCCGCATCCTGTTCGCCTGGATGATCCTGTTCGGCATGAGTTACGGGGTGAAGATCGGCTCGCATCTGGGCGTGGACGCCGCCATCCGGCTGTTTCCCAAGCCTCTCTTTCACGCGATCGCCATCTTCGGCGCGCTCTGCGGCGTCGCCTACGCGGTGATCCTGATCTACAGCGACTGGCTGCAATATCTGGGCATCGGCACGCGCGGCGGCGCGGTCGACTACTGGTCCAAGATGTTCAAGATCGGCATCGGTCTCGACGACCTGCGCTATCCCGACCTGATCCAGGAGCTGTTCGGCACTCAGGAACGGGTGCAGCGCTGGATCGCCTATCTCATCCTTCCGGTGGGCCTCGCCCTGTTCGCCTATCGCTGCCTGCAGGCGGCCTGGGCGATCCATACCGGCGAACGCGAGATGATGATTGCCGCCCATGAGGCGGAAGATCTCGTTGCCGAAAACAAAGACGTGTTGAAGGACTGA
- a CDS encoding DctP family TRAP transporter solute-binding subunit, which translates to MKKFALVAATAATFAFAAPALASEGCDDGEMVIKFSHVVAATGHPKGDAATLLSERVNKEMDGTACMQVFPNSQLFDDDKVMEALLLGDVQLAAPSLSKFEAYTKKFRLFDLPFLFSNLDAVGAFGNSEKGKELLTSISDVGYVGLGYWLSGLKQFSANKPLLVPSDANGLKFRVQTSDVAVAMIEAMGANAQKLAFKEVYGALQTGVVDGQENSWSNIYTQKFFEVQDGITETNHQVLAYLLVTSDEWLNGLEPAVRDQFLKIASEVTDTANANVAAQEAANRQNILDAGSVIRELTPEQRAKWVSAMKPVWEKFQDDIGTDVIDAAMAANGS; encoded by the coding sequence ATGAAGAAATTTGCTCTGGTGGCCGCAACGGCCGCCACCTTCGCCTTTGCAGCTCCGGCTCTCGCCAGCGAAGGCTGCGACGATGGCGAAATGGTCATCAAGTTCAGCCACGTCGTCGCCGCCACGGGTCACCCGAAGGGCGATGCCGCAACGCTGCTGTCCGAGCGCGTCAACAAGGAGATGGACGGAACCGCCTGCATGCAGGTGTTCCCCAACTCGCAGCTGTTTGACGACGACAAGGTGATGGAAGCCCTGCTGCTGGGCGACGTCCAGCTCGCGGCCCCCTCGCTGTCGAAGTTCGAGGCCTACACCAAGAAGTTCCGCCTGTTCGATCTGCCGTTCCTGTTCTCCAACCTCGACGCGGTTGGCGCCTTCGGCAACTCTGAAAAGGGCAAGGAACTGCTGACCTCGATCTCCGATGTCGGCTACGTCGGCCTGGGCTACTGGCTCTCCGGTCTCAAGCAGTTCTCGGCAAACAAGCCGCTGCTGGTGCCGTCTGACGCCAATGGCCTGAAGTTCCGCGTGCAGACCTCCGACGTGGCCGTGGCCATGATCGAGGCGATGGGCGCCAACGCCCAGAAGCTCGCCTTCAAGGAAGTCTACGGCGCCCTGCAGACCGGCGTTGTCGACGGCCAGGAGAACTCCTGGTCCAACATCTACACGCAGAAGTTCTTCGAGGTTCAGGACGGCATCACCGAGACCAACCACCAGGTGCTCGCCTACCTGCTCGTCACCTCGGATGAGTGGCTGAACGGCCTGGAGCCGGCCGTGCGCGACCAGTTCCTGAAGATCGCCTCTGAGGTCACCGATACGGCGAACGCCAATGTCGCGGCTCAGGAAGCGGCCAACCGCCAGAACATTCTGGATGCCGGTTCGGTGATCCGCGAACTGACGCCCGAGCAGCGCGCCAAGTGGGTGTCCGCCATGAAGCCGGTCTGGGAGAAGTTCCAGGACGACATCGGCACCGACGTGATCGATGCCGCCATGGCCGCCAACGGCAGCTAA
- a CDS encoding sigma-54 dependent transcriptional regulator, translating to MDQATVLFVDDEDELREALAQGLELAGHDVLAFASAEEVTGKLARNFYGVLVTDIRMPGTDGFALMKTALDIDPALPVILITGHGDVPLAVEAMRGGAYDFMEKPFAVARLTAAIERALHQRRLVLENRVLREQLGDSASLAARLVGRSGVIERLRATVHALADTDADVLILGETGSGKEVVARALHDEGGRKSGPFVALNCGALPADIIESELFGHEQGAFTGATRQRIGKLEHANGGTVFLDEIESMPLELQVKLLRVIETRSIVRLGSNKEIALDVRFIAATKDDLEKASEEHRFRQDLYYRLNVVTVAIPPLRDRREDIPLLFHHLAREARARYRREIPDLEPEMLAGLMNRDWPGNVRELRNVVDRFVLGLGTGGEAGGLAAPAGDGEALLSTRVGDFEKALIAAELKRQGGSIKATYETLGLSRKALYEKMKKYGLARDVAEADF from the coding sequence ATGGATCAGGCGACGGTTCTGTTTGTCGACGACGAGGACGAATTGCGTGAGGCGCTGGCCCAGGGGCTGGAGCTCGCCGGCCACGATGTGCTGGCCTTCGCTTCCGCCGAGGAGGTGACCGGCAAGCTGGCGCGCAATTTCTACGGCGTGCTGGTCACCGACATCCGCATGCCGGGCACCGACGGCTTCGCGCTGATGAAGACGGCGCTGGATATCGATCCCGCGCTTCCCGTCATATTGATCACCGGCCACGGCGATGTGCCGCTGGCGGTCGAGGCGATGCGCGGCGGCGCCTACGATTTCATGGAAAAGCCCTTCGCGGTGGCGCGGCTGACGGCGGCCATCGAGCGGGCGCTGCATCAGCGCCGCCTGGTGCTGGAAAACCGGGTTCTGAGGGAGCAATTGGGCGACAGCGCCAGCCTGGCCGCGCGTCTCGTCGGCCGCTCAGGCGTCATCGAACGGCTGCGCGCCACCGTGCATGCGCTCGCCGATACCGACGCCGATGTGCTGATTCTGGGGGAAACCGGTTCGGGCAAGGAGGTCGTCGCGCGCGCCCTGCACGACGAGGGGGGACGCAAGTCGGGCCCCTTCGTGGCGCTCAACTGCGGCGCGCTGCCCGCCGACATCATCGAGTCCGAGCTGTTCGGCCACGAGCAGGGCGCGTTTACCGGCGCCACCCGCCAGCGCATCGGCAAGCTGGAGCACGCCAACGGCGGCACGGTGTTTCTCGACGAAATCGAATCCATGCCGCTCGAATTGCAGGTCAAGCTGCTGCGCGTGATCGAGACGCGCTCCATCGTCCGGCTCGGCTCCAACAAGGAGATCGCGCTCGATGTGCGGTTCATCGCCGCCACCAAGGACGATCTGGAAAAGGCCAGCGAGGAACACCGCTTTCGCCAGGATCTCTATTACCGCCTCAATGTGGTGACGGTCGCCATTCCGCCCCTGCGCGACCGGCGCGAGGACATCCCGCTGCTGTTTCACCATCTGGCGCGTGAGGCGCGGGCGCGCTATCGCCGCGAGATCCCGGATCTGGAGCCGGAGATGCTGGCCGGGCTGATGAACCGCGACTGGCCGGGCAACGTGCGCGAGCTGCGCAACGTGGTCGACCGCTTCGTGCTCGGGCTTGGAACCGGGGGGGAGGCGGGCGGCCTCGCGGCGCCGGCGGGCGACGGCGAGGCGCTGCTTTCCACCCGTGTCGGTGACTTTGAGAAGGCGCTGATCGCGGCCGAGCTGAAACGCCAGGGCGGCAGCATCAAGGCCACCTACGAAACGCTCGGCCTGTCGCGCAAGGCGCTCTATGAGAAGATGAAGAAGTACGGTCTGGCCAGGGATGTCGCCGAGGCCGATTTCTGA
- a CDS encoding ATP-binding protein encodes MRLFHRLAARRLISLVLAGCLIVTLLVAWATAHVAERLFLNEIGTRAQATLELQSAALDSLLDKYRILPPILARRPDLVALVRAGDREAGQQIAVSAAGMTGAEEVRILDAAGRLIASSDFEATGNAFDEEIVQAVNQARQGRLGRQLLVTSPGQPASYVFAAPVRFERRIVGVVAARVALERVEQAWALARDPVMALDRTGRIVASNRAAWRGLRLAGGSTRAGDDNLWAEPVIRGARKLHSLPVADGRRLYLRAEKPLAVLGWSVAVFADATAASREAATATAVAILLCVIASGVVWALLERRRQFVRHMRSQRASALRLERRVRDRTRDLTKANARLAREVAERQATEAALRRAQDDLVQTAKLATLGQMSAALSHEFNQPLAIIRSHADNAEILLQRGRADAAGESLRKIAGMVDRMARISGTLKGFARKPGKDVQPVPVGPVIDEALMLLSPRIKRSDAEVRFNRPGADLAAIGDHIRLEQVVMNLVGNALDAVEGIAYPRVDIQAQADDGEVIIRVADNGTGVDAATRDQIFDPFFTTKDVGKGLGLGLSIADKIIRDFGGQIVLEDGESGETVFCIRLPRARARAAAAE; translated from the coding sequence ATGAGACTGTTTCATCGCCTCGCCGCGCGGCGGCTGATATCGCTGGTTCTGGCCGGTTGCCTGATCGTGACCCTGCTGGTCGCCTGGGCCACCGCGCATGTCGCCGAGCGGTTGTTTCTCAACGAGATCGGCACGCGGGCGCAGGCGACGCTGGAGCTGCAATCCGCCGCGCTCGACAGTCTGCTCGACAAATACCGCATTCTTCCGCCGATCCTGGCGCGGCGCCCCGATCTGGTGGCGCTGGTGCGCGCGGGGGACCGCGAAGCGGGCCAGCAGATCGCGGTGAGCGCGGCGGGCATGACGGGCGCGGAAGAGGTTCGCATTCTCGATGCCGCCGGCCGGCTCATCGCGTCCTCGGATTTCGAGGCCACCGGCAACGCGTTTGACGAGGAGATCGTCCAGGCCGTCAATCAGGCGCGGCAGGGGCGGCTGGGGCGCCAGTTGCTTGTCACCAGTCCCGGCCAGCCGGCAAGCTATGTGTTCGCCGCGCCGGTGCGCTTTGAGCGGCGGATCGTCGGCGTCGTCGCCGCCCGTGTCGCGCTGGAGCGGGTGGAGCAGGCCTGGGCGCTGGCCCGCGATCCGGTGATGGCGCTGGATCGCACCGGACGCATTGTCGCCAGCAACCGCGCCGCGTGGCGGGGGCTGCGGCTGGCGGGCGGCAGCACGCGCGCCGGCGACGACAATCTGTGGGCAGAGCCGGTGATCCGCGGTGCGCGCAAGCTGCACAGTCTGCCGGTGGCCGACGGACGCCGGCTTTATCTGCGCGCGGAAAAGCCCCTTGCCGTGCTCGGCTGGTCGGTCGCGGTCTTCGCCGACGCGACGGCGGCGAGCCGCGAGGCGGCGACCGCAACAGCCGTCGCGATCCTGCTCTGCGTGATCGCCTCGGGCGTCGTCTGGGCGCTTCTGGAGCGGCGGCGGCAATTCGTGCGCCACATGCGCAGCCAGCGCGCCTCCGCGCTGAGGCTGGAGCGCCGCGTGCGTGACCGCACCCGGGATCTGACAAAGGCCAACGCGCGGCTGGCGCGCGAGGTCGCCGAGCGGCAGGCAACGGAGGCCGCGTTGCGGCGCGCCCAGGACGACCTTGTGCAGACGGCGAAGCTGGCGACGCTCGGCCAGATGTCGGCGGCGCTCAGCCACGAGTTCAACCAGCCGCTGGCGATCATCCGCTCGCATGCCGACAACGCGGAAATCCTGCTGCAGCGCGGCCGCGCGGACGCCGCGGGCGAAAGCTTGCGCAAGATCGCCGGCATGGTGGATCGGATGGCCAGGATCTCGGGCACCCTGAAGGGGTTCGCGCGCAAGCCGGGCAAGGACGTGCAGCCGGTCCCGGTCGGTCCGGTGATCGACGAGGCCCTGATGCTGCTGTCGCCGCGCATCAAACGCAGCGATGCCGAGGTGCGCTTCAATCGGCCGGGGGCGGATCTCGCGGCCATCGGCGACCATATCCGGCTTGAGCAGGTGGTGATGAATCTCGTGGGCAATGCGCTCGACGCGGTGGAGGGCATCGCCTATCCGCGGGTCGACATCCAGGCGCAGGCGGACGACGGCGAGGTGATCATCCGGGTCGCCGACAATGGCACCGGCGTCGACGCGGCGACCCGCGATCAGATCTTTGATCCGTTCTTTACCACCAAGGATGTCGGCAAGGGGCTTGGCCTGGGGCTCTCGATCGCCGACAAGATCATCCGCGACTTTGGCGGCCAGATCGTGCTCGAGGACGGCGAGAGCGGCGAGACGGTGTTCTGCATCCGTCTGCCGCGCGCCCGAGCCCGCGCGGCCGCGGCCGAATAG
- the modC gene encoding molybdenum ABC transporter ATP-binding protein yields the protein MLSVDIRKRLGTFDIDARFQTDAAVSALFGQSGSGKTTIVNMIAGLVTPDEGRIELDGQVLFDSARRINVPVGKRRLGHVFQESRLFPHLTVRQNLTFAHWAGRRRGTRPLDEVVELLAIAPLLERRPGRLSGGERQRVAIGRALLADPRVLLMDEPLASLDQARKAEILPYLDRLRREAGIPIVYVSHALDEVARLAETLVIVSGGRIMASGPLAEIMTRLDLGPATGRHEAGGVLEGVISGFDARWGLHHLDIEGRRLEVPALKADVGDRVRLRIRARDVAIALEKPAGLSIRNMLDVEIIEITEETGPYAEVLCALGEQRLRARLTRASVVELGLAPGLRVQALVKSIAVDRPLVIAGGEAAPL from the coding sequence ATGCTGTCGGTGGATATCCGCAAGCGGCTGGGGACTTTCGACATCGACGCGCGGTTTCAGACCGATGCGGCCGTCAGCGCGCTGTTCGGCCAGTCCGGCTCCGGCAAGACGACGATCGTCAACATGATCGCCGGTCTGGTGACGCCGGACGAGGGCCGCATCGAGCTCGACGGCCAGGTGCTGTTCGACAGCGCGCGCCGTATCAACGTGCCGGTCGGCAAGCGGCGGCTGGGCCATGTGTTCCAGGAAAGCCGGCTGTTTCCGCATCTCACCGTGCGCCAGAATCTCACCTTCGCCCATTGGGCGGGGCGCCGGCGCGGCACACGGCCGCTCGATGAGGTGGTTGAGCTTCTGGCCATCGCACCCCTGCTCGAGAGGCGGCCGGGGCGGCTGTCGGGTGGCGAGCGCCAGCGGGTGGCCATCGGCAGGGCGCTGCTGGCCGACCCGCGCGTGCTGTTGATGGACGAGCCGCTTGCCTCGCTCGATCAGGCGCGCAAGGCGGAGATCCTGCCCTATCTCGACCGGCTCAGGCGCGAGGCAGGCATTCCCATTGTCTATGTCAGCCATGCGCTGGACGAGGTGGCGCGGCTGGCCGAAACCCTGGTGATTGTCTCGGGCGGCCGCATCATGGCCAGCGGCCCTCTGGCCGAGATCATGACCCGGCTGGATCTGGGACCCGCCACGGGGCGGCACGAAGCCGGCGGCGTGCTCGAGGGCGTGATCTCGGGCTTTGATGCGCGCTGGGGGCTGCATCATCTCGATATCGAGGGGCGGCGGCTCGAGGTGCCGGCGCTGAAGGCGGACGTTGGTGACCGGGTGCGGCTGCGCATCCGCGCCCGCGACGTGGCGATCGCGCTGGAAAAGCCCGCCGGTCTCAGCATCCGCAACATGCTGGACGTCGAGATCATCGAGATCACCGAGGAGACGGGCCCCTATGCCGAGGTGCTCTGCGCGCTCGGCGAGCAGCGGCTGCGCGCCCGGCTGACCCGCGCTTCCGTCGTCGAGCTGGGTCTCGCGCCGGGGCTGCGGGTTCAGGCGCTGGTCAAGAGCATCGCGGTCGACCGGCCGCTGGTGATCGCGGGCGGCGAGGCTGCGCCGCTTTAG
- the modB gene encoding molybdate ABC transporter permease subunit: MLPGGSLTDAELEAIGLTLKVSGTALLVALPLAVFVAYALARWRFPGRAILNGLVHLPLVMPPVVTGYVLLILFGRQGAIGAFLYEVFGVSFAFRWTGAALAAGVMAFPLMVRPIRLAIEAVDPKLEEAASTLGAARIVSFAVVTLPLAMPGILAAAILGFAKAMGEFGATITFVSNIPGETRTLSLALYTFTQTPDGDLAALRLTLVAAVIAFAAILASEAVSRRFANRLRGE; this comes from the coding sequence ATGCTGCCGGGGGGCTCACTGACCGACGCGGAGCTCGAGGCCATCGGCCTGACGCTGAAGGTCTCCGGCACGGCGCTGCTCGTCGCGCTGCCGCTGGCGGTGTTCGTTGCCTATGCGCTGGCGCGCTGGCGGTTCCCCGGCCGCGCGATCCTCAATGGCCTCGTGCATCTGCCGCTGGTCATGCCGCCGGTGGTCACCGGTTACGTGCTGCTGATCCTCTTTGGCCGCCAGGGCGCCATCGGCGCCTTTCTCTACGAGGTCTTCGGCGTCTCCTTCGCCTTCCGCTGGACGGGCGCGGCGCTGGCCGCCGGCGTCATGGCGTTTCCGCTGATGGTGCGCCCCATAAGGCTGGCGATCGAGGCGGTGGATCCCAAGCTCGAGGAGGCCGCCTCGACGCTGGGTGCCGCGCGCATCGTCAGCTTTGCCGTCGTCACCCTGCCGCTGGCCATGCCTGGCATTCTGGCGGCCGCCATTCTCGGCTTCGCCAAGGCCATGGGCGAATTCGGCGCCACCATCACCTTCGTCTCCAACATCCCCGGCGAGACCCGTACCCTGTCGCTGGCGCTTTACACCTTCACCCAGACGCCGGACGGCGATCTCGCGGCGCTCAGGCTGACGCTGGTCGCCGCCGTCATCGCCTTCGCCGCGATCCTGGCGTCCGAAGCCGTCTCACGGCGCTTCGCCAACCGGCTGAGGGGTGAGTGA